One window of Propionispora vibrioides genomic DNA carries:
- a CDS encoding CBS domain-containing protein, with protein MNIAFFLIPKSEVTYLPINSSMRQALEKMEYHRYTAVPLIDECGKYAGTLTEGDLLWKLKNTQNLAFADTEKVKIRDIPRRMVNTPVRVDAEIEDLLSLVIVQNFVPVVDDSEIFIGIIRRREIIEYYANRTGK; from the coding sequence ATGAATATTGCCTTTTTCTTGATTCCCAAAAGTGAAGTGACATATTTGCCGATAAACAGCAGTATGCGGCAGGCTCTGGAAAAAATGGAGTACCACCGCTACACGGCTGTCCCCCTAATTGATGAATGCGGTAAATATGCCGGAACCCTTACGGAGGGTGATTTGCTCTGGAAGTTGAAAAATACGCAAAATCTGGCTTTTGCCGATACCGAAAAGGTAAAAATAAGGGATATTCCCCGGCGCATGGTCAACACACCGGTGCGGGTGGATGCGGAAATTGAGGATTTACTGTCTTTGGTGATCGTTCAGAACTTTGTACCTGTAGTCGATGACAGCGAAATCTTCATTGGCATTATCCGTCGCAGGGAAATCATTGAGTACTATGCCAATAGGACGGGAAAATAA
- a CDS encoding DedA family protein, with product MEQLLDVIVNYIGAWGYPAIFLGMALESACLPVPSEVIFGFAGYLVFLGRLEFAPAVAAGVAGGLAGSIAAYAVGYYGGRPFVEKYGKYIFLSAGHVAAAQRWFDRYGMKATFFSRLLPVVRTFISLPAGFARVDFIRFVLYTVLGSLPWTILLIYAGLLLGEKWAVIYAVGHRLNLGIAAVLVVAILLFYAKKRRTRSDRD from the coding sequence ATGGAACAACTGCTTGATGTGATTGTAAATTATATTGGGGCCTGGGGCTATCCCGCGATTTTTCTGGGGATGGCGCTGGAGAGCGCCTGTTTGCCTGTGCCGAGCGAAGTTATTTTCGGCTTTGCCGGCTACCTGGTTTTCCTGGGCAGGCTGGAATTTGCACCGGCTGTGGCAGCCGGTGTGGCAGGCGGTCTGGCTGGGTCGATAGCTGCTTATGCTGTAGGTTATTATGGCGGCCGCCCGTTTGTGGAAAAGTACGGAAAGTACATTTTTTTATCAGCCGGTCATGTGGCGGCGGCGCAGCGCTGGTTTGACCGCTATGGTATGAAGGCGACTTTTTTCAGCCGCCTGCTGCCTGTCGTCAGGACCTTCATTTCGCTGCCTGCCGGCTTTGCCAGGGTCGATTTTATCCGGTTTGTGCTGTATACCGTGCTGGGATCGCTGCCCTGGACCATCCTGTTAATCTATGCCGGACTGTTGCTTGGTGAAAAATGGGCTGTTATTTATGCTGTCGGGCATCGTTTAAATCTGGGGATAGCGGCAGTGCTGGTGGTGGCGATCCTGTTATTTTACGCAAAGAAACGGAGAACCCGTTCGGACAGGGACTGA
- a CDS encoding NAD(P)-dependent oxidoreductase, giving the protein MRIDKKSDFDTQELSFHEIDEGFSTREAIAEAKRCLNCKNPLCRTGCPITNEIPQFIQALAKGNIGEASDIIARRSNLPAVCGRVCAHEKQCEGACILSKKQAGIKIGKLERFIADFDAEMDISVPPAQTGKFGQVAVIGSGPAGLTIAGDLAKLGIGVTVFEAQPELGGVLVYGIPEFRLSKEVVQREVRKIKRLGVTFKTNVLIGKDITIDEMFEQGFDAIFIGTGTALPRMLNLPGKDLPGVMPATYLLSMVRLAAADILDRQEVPVHPGDTVLVIGAGNVAIDAARTALRMGAAKVTVVYRQTEKEMTALKSEYEDAVTEGVAFRWLTAPRAFHGTEWVTGLECERQEQTQEGVLQGTGDIEILPATKVIVAVGQRPAARIVSTTTGIDVNDKGYVVTRDRPYGMTTRRGVFAGGDVVHQPATVVLAMKEAKKVAAGIAMYVEAKKLLEEC; this is encoded by the coding sequence ATGCGTATCGATAAAAAAAGCGATTTTGACACACAGGAACTGTCTTTTCACGAGATTGACGAAGGTTTTTCCACCAGGGAAGCCATTGCCGAGGCAAAGCGCTGTTTAAATTGCAAGAATCCGCTCTGCCGGACAGGCTGTCCGATTACCAATGAAATACCACAGTTTATTCAGGCACTGGCCAAAGGCAATATTGGCGAAGCCAGTGATATTATTGCCCGCCGCAGCAACCTGCCGGCTGTTTGCGGCCGGGTTTGCGCTCACGAAAAGCAATGTGAAGGCGCCTGTATTTTAAGTAAAAAACAGGCTGGCATTAAAATCGGCAAGCTGGAACGGTTTATCGCCGACTTTGACGCGGAAATGGATATTAGCGTGCCTCCCGCCCAAACAGGCAAGTTCGGCCAGGTCGCCGTAATCGGCTCGGGGCCGGCCGGCCTTACCATAGCGGGCGATTTAGCCAAGCTGGGGATTGGTGTAACCGTATTTGAGGCCCAGCCTGAACTGGGTGGCGTATTGGTTTACGGTATCCCTGAATTCCGTTTGAGCAAGGAAGTGGTGCAGCGGGAAGTCCGCAAAATCAAGCGGCTTGGCGTAACCTTCAAAACCAATGTACTGATCGGCAAGGACATCACCATCGACGAAATGTTTGAGCAAGGCTTTGATGCCATTTTCATCGGTACAGGCACGGCACTGCCCCGGATGCTCAATTTACCGGGAAAAGATCTGCCCGGCGTCATGCCGGCCACCTACCTGCTCAGCATGGTCCGTCTGGCCGCCGCCGACATTCTTGACCGCCAGGAGGTACCGGTCCACCCCGGCGATACGGTGCTGGTCATCGGCGCCGGGAACGTAGCCATCGACGCCGCCCGAACAGCTTTGCGCATGGGTGCGGCCAAAGTTACCGTAGTCTATCGCCAAACCGAAAAAGAAATGACGGCTTTAAAATCGGAATACGAAGATGCCGTCACCGAAGGTGTTGCTTTTCGCTGGCTGACGGCCCCCCGCGCCTTCCACGGCACGGAATGGGTAACCGGTCTGGAATGCGAGCGGCAGGAACAAACGCAGGAAGGCGTCTTACAGGGTACCGGCGATATAGAAATACTGCCCGCGACCAAAGTCATTGTAGCCGTTGGTCAGCGGCCGGCCGCCCGCATCGTATCAACCACCACCGGTATTGACGTAAACGACAAAGGGTATGTGGTGACCCGTGACCGCCCCTATGGCATGACCACCCGGCGCGGTGTATTTGCCGGCGGTGATGTGGTCCACCAACCGGCGACTGTGGTACTGGCCATGAAAGAAGCGAAAAAAGTGGCCGCCGGCATCGCCATGTATGTGGAAGCAAAGAAATTGCTGGAAGAATGCTGA
- a CDS encoding hexokinase family protein: MQSLETTLQQATRDLTVSLEQIHAIAKSFKQAMIDGMAGTDETLKMLPSFLQAPTGRETGQYLAVDFGGTNVRTLVAELDGKGGLSVKNHLSRPLKDPSGAYDYLAASASAEELFDFIAEQLAQIAEPSVTYHLGHTFSFPMRQTGVNTASLIHWTKEIATAGVESQDVNQLLQAALHRKGLTNIKPQVILNDTVGTLLTSAYSHPGTDIGSICGTGHNTAYLEPKSPLTGGPMVINMESGNFNKKLPLSNYDRQLDQSSEKPGAQLLEKMVSGRYIGELLQLIMTDLQKKGLLSHCADKVTAFLSQPACFSGADIAVLTGDASGDLTAIAAWLKQRLCITDSALSDRQALATIATLIATRSARLVAASFVGILQRIDPALEHNHTIAIDGSLYEKLPGYADAIHQVLAEVYRDRAHRIVTKLSKDGSGLGAVVAVAIASRS, from the coding sequence ATGCAAAGCTTAGAGACCACGCTTCAGCAGGCAACCCGTGATTTGACTGTTTCCCTTGAACAGATTCATGCCATTGCTAAAAGCTTCAAGCAGGCCATGATTGACGGAATGGCCGGCACGGATGAAACACTGAAAATGCTGCCATCCTTCTTACAGGCGCCGACCGGCCGGGAGACCGGGCAATACCTGGCCGTAGACTTTGGCGGGACCAATGTCCGGACTTTGGTCGCCGAACTGGACGGTAAGGGTGGTTTGTCGGTAAAAAATCACCTTTCCCGTCCATTGAAAGATCCGTCAGGCGCTTATGATTATCTTGCTGCCAGCGCCAGCGCGGAAGAACTGTTTGATTTCATAGCCGAACAGCTTGCACAAATTGCCGAGCCGTCTGTCACCTACCATCTCGGTCATACCTTTTCCTTTCCCATGCGGCAGACCGGCGTAAACACGGCATCTTTAATTCACTGGACCAAAGAAATCGCCACTGCCGGCGTAGAAAGCCAGGATGTCAACCAACTGCTCCAGGCGGCATTACACCGTAAGGGACTAACCAACATCAAACCGCAGGTTATTTTAAATGATACGGTAGGCACCCTGCTTACCAGCGCTTACAGCCATCCCGGCACCGACATCGGCTCAATTTGCGGCACCGGCCACAATACGGCCTATTTAGAGCCCAAATCGCCCCTGACCGGCGGCCCGATGGTCATCAATATGGAATCGGGCAATTTCAATAAAAAACTGCCGCTTAGCAACTATGACCGGCAGCTTGACCAGTCCAGCGAAAAGCCGGGCGCCCAATTGCTTGAAAAAATGGTTTCCGGCCGCTATATCGGTGAGCTTTTGCAGCTCATTATGACCGACTTACAAAAGAAAGGATTGCTGTCTCACTGTGCGGATAAAGTGACGGCCTTTCTTTCCCAGCCAGCTTGTTTTTCCGGCGCCGATATCGCGGTTTTGACCGGTGACGCCTCCGGCGATTTAACGGCTATTGCCGCTTGGCTAAAGCAGCGGCTCTGCATTACCGACTCCGCCTTAAGCGACCGTCAGGCGCTGGCCACGATAGCTACCCTGATTGCCACCCGCTCGGCCCGTTTGGTTGCCGCCAGCTTTGTCGGCATTCTGCAGCGGATTGACCCTGCCTTGGAACACAATCATACCATTGCCATTGACGGTTCCTTATATGAGAAATTACCTGGCTACGCCGACGCCATTCATCAGGTTCTGGCTGAAGTATATCGGGACAGGGCGCACCGGATTGTGACCAAGTTAAGTAAGGACGGTTCCGGCTTAGGAGCGGTGGTGGCTGTTGCCATTGCCAGCCGTTCATAA
- a CDS encoding Ger(x)C family spore germination protein, whose translation MSFRLVVWCLVIIGSLLFTTGCSGAQETDSTAYVLALGIDKGEQEGTIKYTCQVALPKPSTKEGGEEESKTQVSVTATARSLAEARNLINSSMSRTLTFSHMKALIIGEDLAKQGINDIFAPLMRFRDMRGSIYILVTHGVSAQDFIDKNRPKLETFMSRYYESMMFSAEESGYYFRTTLHDFYKELKNVGDCPLATLVSLNERKGNNQEEGSMFPAEVSSEYTAGNAPLEKGNPAEALGLAVFNGDKMVGTLTDEETRMVNILRGNLPRGFYVITDPLVPEKFVNLTMRLNGKPHITLKQVDGQVHVKVEVNVETEITAIPSGTNYEQGEYNQLLESHINQLLQAQILKMLHKTQEWGCDVAGFGVRMRPFFATHQEFMQLDWPPMYRQAEFDISVKTIVRRTGLMQQTVGKIE comes from the coding sequence ATGTCCTTCCGGCTCGTAGTCTGGTGTTTAGTTATTATTGGCAGCCTGCTCTTTACAACCGGCTGCAGCGGCGCTCAGGAAACCGATAGTACAGCCTATGTGCTGGCCCTGGGAATTGATAAGGGAGAGCAGGAAGGTACGATAAAGTATACCTGCCAGGTTGCTTTGCCAAAACCATCTACGAAAGAGGGTGGCGAAGAGGAATCCAAGACGCAGGTCAGTGTTACGGCGACAGCACGGTCATTGGCCGAGGCCCGTAATTTGATCAATTCATCTATGTCCCGAACATTGACCTTTTCCCATATGAAAGCGCTTATTATCGGCGAAGATTTGGCGAAACAAGGCATTAATGATATTTTTGCTCCCTTGATGCGATTCCGTGACATGCGCGGTTCTATCTATATTTTAGTGACTCACGGGGTTAGTGCACAGGATTTTATTGACAAGAACCGGCCCAAACTGGAGACGTTTATGTCCCGCTATTACGAGTCTATGATGTTTAGCGCGGAAGAGTCGGGTTATTATTTCCGGACTACCTTGCACGATTTTTATAAAGAGCTAAAAAACGTAGGAGATTGCCCACTGGCTACATTGGTTAGCCTTAATGAGAGAAAAGGCAATAATCAAGAAGAAGGAAGTATGTTCCCCGCTGAGGTTTCTTCCGAATACACGGCAGGAAATGCTCCTTTAGAGAAGGGGAACCCGGCGGAGGCTCTGGGGCTTGCCGTATTTAACGGTGATAAAATGGTAGGGACGCTGACCGATGAGGAAACCCGTATGGTAAATATTCTGCGGGGAAATTTACCGCGTGGCTTCTATGTCATAACCGATCCGTTGGTACCGGAGAAGTTTGTTAATCTCACCATGCGGCTAAACGGTAAACCCCATATTACATTAAAACAGGTGGACGGGCAGGTTCATGTTAAGGTAGAGGTAAATGTGGAAACGGAAATAACGGCAATTCCCAGCGGTACAAACTATGAGCAAGGTGAATACAACCAGTTGCTGGAAAGCCATATCAACCAGCTTTTGCAGGCCCAGATCCTGAAAATGCTTCATAAGACGCAGGAGTGGGGCTGCGATGTGGCTGGCTTTGGGGTGCGTATGCGGCCGTTTTTTGCTACCCATCAGGAGTTTATGCAATTAGACTGGCCGCCCATGTACCGGCAGGCGGAGTTTGACATAAGTGTCAAGACCATTGTGCGGCGAACCGGCCTCATGCAGCAGACGGTGGGAAAGATAGAATGA
- a CDS encoding NAD(P)-binding domain-containing protein — MRIGIVGVGRMGRALASRLSQQGGYSLCLFDKNAGRRQALAAKLCAEAVSSLADMEALPLVILAVPDGEVLECIKVFGRMKLPPVVINIATNITRESLLQATEPNLTAVNVKFIGHAGELALGQRPVIIVDKSSGSMATVIRAVFQTVGDVVIGDSDLVGVINRIAAEEVLIAGVRIENRLRQAVISDPAMIRSAIRQVAAGTLKAFADKDLGPFAQEIVGAVRERINRT, encoded by the coding sequence ATGCGTATCGGAATTGTCGGTGTAGGCCGTATGGGGCGGGCGTTAGCTTCCAGGCTTTCGCAGCAGGGAGGCTATTCCTTATGCCTGTTCGACAAAAATGCCGGCAGACGGCAGGCACTGGCAGCCAAGCTCTGTGCTGAAGCGGTGAGCAGCCTGGCGGATATGGAAGCGCTGCCGCTGGTCATATTAGCCGTACCTGATGGGGAGGTGCTGGAATGTATCAAAGTTTTTGGCCGGATGAAGCTGCCGCCGGTAGTGATTAACATAGCCACCAATATAACCCGGGAAAGTCTGCTGCAGGCAACGGAACCCAACCTGACAGCCGTCAATGTGAAATTTATCGGCCACGCGGGAGAACTGGCTTTGGGGCAGCGGCCGGTGATCATTGTCGATAAAAGCAGCGGCAGTATGGCAACGGTGATTCGGGCCGTTTTTCAAACGGTAGGCGATGTGGTGATCGGTGATTCCGACTTGGTTGGGGTAATCAACCGGATTGCAGCGGAAGAGGTACTGATTGCCGGTGTCCGGATCGAAAACCGTCTGCGGCAGGCGGTAATTTCCGATCCGGCGATGATTCGAAGCGCCATTCGTCAGGTGGCGGCCGGAACGTTAAAGGCTTTTGCCGACAAGGATTTGGGTCCTTTTGCTCAGGAAATTGTCGGTGCGGTACGGGAAAGAATCAACCGGACTTAG
- a CDS encoding GerAB/ArcD/ProY family transporter — MSYQHGTLGQAAAIGIIFNISMVRVFLSNPVQVIALSGELAWLVTLVAGFISMAASFVFLYVYKRVPGDLYQITEKLLGIWGARIMALLCISLFFTNAVLLFRQFTENTLLTALPNTDFQVVSFGYAICVLIVLYAGIEAMGRSLYIIIPFGVIGLTTVFLLLYPYYDVYNLAPWLGYGIKEAISASIVSSGYNMSGVLAVTMLAPSLQNYRTVRTSLVFGLGGSALIKSASLGVFVLVFGVQVGLEKVLPFYEMARLVYISRYLQRIESLFILLWVIAGTFAVAVALYFALFMLARLLNLPAIKPIMPIAVIILEQVASLHEDIIKVIRMDGYLHTTVFAGCEIAIPFILLLALWIKGSKQGGVKKCPSGS; from the coding sequence TTGAGCTATCAGCATGGAACGCTGGGACAGGCAGCGGCCATTGGTATTATTTTTAATATTTCTATGGTCAGGGTTTTTTTGTCCAATCCGGTGCAGGTTATTGCCTTAAGCGGAGAACTGGCCTGGCTTGTTACTCTTGTTGCCGGTTTTATCAGCATGGCTGCATCGTTTGTCTTCTTGTATGTCTATAAACGGGTGCCGGGAGACCTGTATCAGATAACGGAAAAATTGCTGGGAATCTGGGGAGCAAGAATCATGGCTCTTCTCTGCATCAGCCTGTTTTTTACTAACGCCGTTTTGCTCTTTAGACAGTTTACGGAAAATACCCTGCTTACCGCTTTGCCCAATACAGACTTTCAAGTTGTTTCTTTTGGCTATGCCATCTGTGTGCTGATTGTGCTTTATGCAGGAATTGAAGCAATGGGAAGATCCCTCTATATTATCATTCCTTTTGGTGTCATAGGATTAACGACGGTATTCTTACTGCTCTATCCTTATTATGATGTCTATAATTTAGCGCCCTGGCTGGGTTATGGGATCAAAGAAGCCATTAGCGCTTCCATTGTGTCGAGCGGATATAATATGTCCGGAGTTTTGGCTGTAACCATGCTGGCTCCTTCGTTACAAAACTACCGGACTGTACGGACTTCCCTGGTATTTGGCCTTGGTGGCAGCGCTTTGATTAAAAGCGCGTCGCTGGGTGTATTTGTCCTGGTTTTTGGCGTTCAAGTGGGTCTGGAAAAAGTACTGCCGTTTTATGAAATGGCCCGCCTGGTATATATAAGCCGGTATTTGCAGCGAATTGAATCCCTATTTATTCTGTTATGGGTTATTGCCGGGACCTTTGCTGTTGCTGTTGCCCTGTATTTTGCCCTGTTTATGCTGGCAAGGTTACTTAACTTACCGGCGATCAAGCCGATAATGCCAATTGCTGTTATTATATTAGAACAAGTAGCCTCTTTACATGAAGATATCATTAAGGTAATACGAATGGATGGATACTTGCATACTACGGTATTTGCCGGATGCGAAATAGCTATTCCTTTTATTTTATTACTGGCTTTGTGGATAAAGGGTTCCAAGCAGGGAGGCGTGAAGAAATGTCCTTCCGGCTCGTAG
- a CDS encoding urease accessory protein UreH domain-containing protein, protein MKRCTVIVPELHCISCEKRVETLLARNRGVKKVNANYVNGTITVDYDPSLCDQTAIIKLLVSAGYTVKASSPSSGWYNMLGMAAIFAVIVFLSTYTDSAALTSLLTSQASYVALFTAGLLASLHCAGMCGGIMLSQCVTSHSRSRRSALIPNLLYNIGRLTGYSALGGMAGALGSVFSLSIGLMSGISIIAGLAMIIMGIHITGFTFLGKRLSFALPQIPYKPKTPFLIGVLNGLMPCGPLQTMQLYALGTASVTQGALSMFIFALGTMPLMLSFGALAGFFSAAATKKVLKLAGVCVIVLGIAMTGRGLTLGGFTWPWLSSQASAADSANLTKAKITNGVQTIHMKADNKGYAPNVFFAQKNIPIRFVIQADRLTSCNNEILIPDLKIRKKLIPGENVLEIPPQTSDIAFSCWMGMLKGVIKLTDDLAVLQPGEQQVALPAMSPACCRQEINPQSSVASIYGNDLSKVSPDRLIHKAQINPSGQTAAVKAIGVELEPLVLVVEQGLPANITFDVSQAANSQGLWEITNLEKRTVLSAFTIPANGATVPFTSPAAGKFGIFKDKKMVGLLIASHNIQAVNPAELKQILLENR, encoded by the coding sequence TTGAAACGATGCACCGTCATAGTACCGGAACTTCATTGTATTTCCTGTGAGAAACGCGTAGAGACCCTGCTTGCCAGGAATCGGGGTGTAAAAAAAGTAAATGCCAACTATGTCAATGGAACCATCACTGTTGATTATGACCCTTCTCTTTGCGACCAAACAGCCATAATCAAGCTGCTGGTCTCAGCCGGCTATACAGTCAAGGCTTCTTCTCCAAGTTCCGGCTGGTACAATATGCTAGGAATGGCCGCTATTTTTGCAGTCATTGTCTTCTTGAGTACCTACACGGACAGCGCTGCCCTAACTTCTCTGCTTACAAGCCAGGCCTCCTATGTGGCATTATTTACGGCTGGCTTGCTGGCCTCCCTGCACTGTGCCGGTATGTGCGGCGGAATTATGCTAAGCCAGTGTGTTACCTCACATAGCCGTAGCCGCCGGAGCGCCTTAATTCCTAACCTTCTTTATAATATCGGCCGCCTGACCGGTTATAGCGCACTGGGAGGCATGGCCGGTGCTTTAGGCTCGGTATTCTCGTTATCCATTGGCTTAATGTCCGGTATCTCTATCATTGCCGGACTGGCTATGATCATTATGGGCATTCATATAACAGGCTTTACCTTTCTGGGCAAACGTCTAAGCTTTGCCTTGCCCCAAATTCCCTATAAACCTAAAACACCGTTTCTGATTGGTGTACTAAACGGTCTTATGCCCTGCGGACCACTCCAAACTATGCAGTTATATGCCCTGGGAACAGCCAGTGTAACGCAAGGTGCGCTCTCCATGTTTATTTTCGCTCTGGGTACCATGCCGCTCATGCTTTCCTTTGGAGCTTTAGCCGGATTTTTCAGTGCAGCCGCCACCAAAAAAGTATTGAAGCTGGCTGGAGTTTGCGTGATCGTACTGGGGATTGCCATGACCGGCCGTGGTCTGACCTTAGGCGGTTTTACCTGGCCCTGGCTGTCATCGCAGGCCAGTGCGGCTGATTCGGCAAATCTGACAAAAGCAAAAATAACAAACGGTGTCCAGACCATCCACATGAAAGCAGATAATAAAGGCTATGCGCCTAATGTCTTTTTTGCCCAAAAGAATATACCCATCCGCTTTGTTATTCAGGCTGACCGCTTAACTTCCTGTAACAATGAGATTCTGATTCCTGATTTAAAAATACGGAAAAAGCTGATTCCCGGTGAAAACGTTTTGGAAATCCCTCCTCAAACCTCGGATATTGCCTTTAGCTGCTGGATGGGTATGTTAAAGGGAGTGATCAAGTTGACTGACGACCTGGCCGTCTTACAGCCGGGAGAACAACAGGTCGCCTTGCCTGCGATGTCTCCCGCCTGCTGTAGACAGGAAATCAACCCACAAAGTTCTGTCGCCAGTATCTATGGCAACGATCTTAGCAAAGTCTCTCCAGACCGCCTGATTCATAAAGCCCAAATTAACCCCAGTGGCCAGACGGCAGCAGTAAAAGCAATTGGCGTAGAATTGGAACCGCTAGTCCTGGTGGTAGAGCAGGGTCTTCCGGCCAATATAACTTTTGACGTGTCACAAGCCGCTAATTCTCAGGGCTTGTGGGAAATCACCAATCTGGAAAAGCGGACAGTGCTTTCTGCTTTTACCATACCTGCTAACGGCGCCACCGTTCCTTTTACGAGCCCGGCTGCCGGAAAATTCGGCATCTTCAAGGATAAAAAAATGGTAGGGCTGCTTATCGCCAGCCATAATATCCAGGCAGTCAACCCGGCCGAACTAAAGCAGATTCTGCTGGAAAACCGTTGA
- a CDS encoding benzoate/H(+) symporter BenE family transporter, producing the protein MSVVSKFLADVKQDWSVSAITSGFIAVLVSYAGPLLIVFQAARIAHLSDAELSSWIWAISFSSGLAGMLLSAWFRAPVIASWSTPGAVLLVSGWAGYSFAESVGAFIFSAVLVVILGYSGLFSAIMERIPRGIIAAMLAGILLKFGVDVFVSLKQMPLVALPMFVVYLLSKRYCPRYAVAATLLSGLASAGLLHELAPVAIRMALVEPVYTAPVFSLKAIVGLGLPLCIVTMVSQNATGIGVLKVDGYDLPPNPLIGVTGIASLLSAPFGSHGVNLAAITAAICTGKEAHAQPEKRYVAGIACGVFYMLLSLFGATVVAIFSAFPAELVAVIAGVALFGSLGSSLSSAMETEKDKESALVTFLITISGITLLGIGAPFWGLIGGMITYGILTGNIRWLRQKLAPVK; encoded by the coding sequence ATGTCTGTTGTTAGCAAATTTCTGGCCGATGTAAAACAGGACTGGTCTGTTTCCGCTATTACCTCAGGTTTTATTGCAGTGCTCGTTTCTTACGCCGGGCCCTTGCTGATCGTCTTCCAGGCAGCGAGAATCGCTCATTTATCGGATGCGGAGTTGTCTTCCTGGATTTGGGCCATTTCTTTTAGCAGCGGCCTGGCGGGTATGCTGCTCAGCGCCTGGTTCCGGGCGCCGGTGATTGCTTCTTGGTCCACACCGGGGGCGGTACTTTTAGTTTCCGGTTGGGCTGGTTATTCTTTTGCCGAGTCGGTTGGCGCTTTTATTTTTTCCGCCGTGCTGGTTGTTATTTTGGGCTATTCAGGCTTGTTTTCCGCGATAATGGAGCGGATTCCCCGTGGGATTATTGCCGCTATGTTAGCCGGCATTTTACTGAAATTCGGGGTTGATGTGTTTGTGTCGCTGAAACAAATGCCGCTGGTGGCTTTACCGATGTTTGTGGTTTATTTGCTGAGCAAACGGTATTGTCCACGATACGCGGTAGCTGCCACGTTGCTAAGCGGCCTGGCCAGCGCCGGCCTGTTGCACGAATTGGCCCCCGTGGCTATTCGCATGGCGTTGGTGGAACCGGTCTATACGGCGCCGGTTTTTTCTCTGAAAGCGATAGTAGGCCTTGGCTTGCCGCTTTGCATTGTGACTATGGTGTCTCAAAATGCAACTGGTATCGGTGTGCTAAAGGTAGACGGTTACGATTTGCCGCCTAATCCGCTGATTGGTGTCACCGGCATTGCCTCATTGCTGTCCGCGCCTTTCGGGTCGCATGGCGTTAATCTGGCAGCCATTACGGCGGCTATTTGTACGGGTAAGGAAGCTCATGCCCAGCCGGAAAAACGTTATGTTGCCGGCATTGCCTGCGGTGTTTTTTATATGTTATTGAGCTTGTTCGGCGCAACAGTAGTAGCCATATTTTCAGCGTTCCCGGCCGAACTGGTTGCCGTCATTGCCGGGGTGGCTTTGTTTGGCTCTTTGGGGTCAAGTCTGTCATCGGCTATGGAGACCGAAAAAGATAAGGAGAGTGCTCTGGTAACCTTTTTAATCACTATTTCGGGTATCACTTTGCTGGGCATCGGCGCTCCCTTTTGGGGTCTGATTGGCGGGATGATCACCTATGGCATTTTGACAGGCAACATACGCTGGCTGCGGCAAAAGCTGGCACCGGTCAAATGA
- a CDS encoding sodium:calcium antiporter: MLWDFAVLLAAAGLIYISCELFVNGIEWVGKKFNISQNAVGSVLAALGTALPESSVTLMAVAFGVQDIGVGAALGGPLILSTVGYAVVGWCLFIYLKQQARATCLSIDSDKLARNQVWFLVIFTFNIALGLIAFPGKAYSGLLLIAAYAWYAVREMQAESSVAKNLAPLTFRPHEKDPSVYWVLLQTGLALILIFLGSQTFVHRLEGFSLTLGLPAHIVALFLSPVATELPETINAVIWVRQGKIALALSNISGSMMIQAAIPSALGLLFTSWRFDQYLVMAGAVTWLSIFFLWLTLRRQHLCVSRLLFCGFFYLLFVAGTYASAVHLVDYQSLSERVLRFFA, from the coding sequence ATGCTCTGGGATTTTGCCGTCTTACTCGCTGCCGCCGGTTTAATTTATATAAGCTGTGAACTATTTGTCAACGGAATTGAATGGGTCGGCAAAAAGTTCAATATCTCGCAAAACGCAGTGGGCAGTGTTCTGGCCGCGCTGGGCACGGCGCTGCCGGAAAGCTCGGTCACACTGATGGCGGTCGCTTTCGGCGTACAGGATATCGGTGTGGGAGCCGCCCTGGGCGGGCCGCTGATCCTCAGCACCGTCGGCTATGCCGTTGTCGGCTGGTGTCTGTTTATCTATTTAAAACAGCAAGCCCGCGCTACCTGCCTGTCTATTGACAGTGACAAACTGGCGCGGAACCAAGTGTGGTTTCTGGTCATCTTTACTTTCAACATTGCCCTGGGCCTTATCGCCTTTCCCGGCAAGGCCTATAGCGGCCTGCTGCTGATCGCCGCCTATGCCTGGTACGCCGTCAGGGAAATGCAGGCCGAATCCAGTGTAGCCAAGAATTTGGCGCCCCTTACCTTCCGCCCGCACGAAAAAGACCCTTCTGTTTATTGGGTACTCTTGCAGACCGGTCTGGCTCTAATCCTTATTTTCCTGGGTTCGCAAACTTTTGTCCACCGTCTGGAGGGATTCAGCCTGACATTGGGTCTGCCGGCGCACATCGTCGCCCTGTTTTTAAGTCCTGTCGCCACCGAGCTGCCGGAAACTATCAACGCTGTTATCTGGGTACGGCAGGGAAAAATCGCGCTGGCCCTAAGCAATATCAGCGGCTCCATGATGATTCAGGCCGCCATCCCCAGCGCACTTGGCCTGCTGTTCACTTCCTGGCGCTTCGATCAATACCTGGTTATGGCAGGCGCCGTCACCTGGTTGTCCATTTTTTTCCTCTGGCTCACCCTGCGCCGCCAACATCTCTGTGTCAGCCGCCTGCTCTTCTGCGGCTTCTTTTATCTGCTGTTCGTAGCCGGCACCTATGCCTCAGCCGTCCATCTGGTGGATTATCAGTCCCTGTCCGAACGGGTTCTCCGTTTCTTTGCGTAA